The Chryseobacterium indologenes genomic sequence CTCTCAGAGATCAGTTTATAGGCAAATTCATCAAAGCTTGCCTCGTAATCCTTGTTGTCTTTCTCATCGCCCATGTTCGTCATTCCTCCAACGATAAGTCCTTTTATCTTTTTGAAAACACCGGCCAGCTCAAGACTCATAATCATACGGTCCAACGCATAAAAGTTTTCACCGATATCTTCAATAAATAAGATTTTATCTTTACACTCAAAAGAGTAGGAGGTACCCAGCAGCGCATAAATAAGCGCTAAATTCCCTCCAACAACTTCGCCCTCAATTCTACCTTTTTTATTAAATTGGTGAGATTGTAAGCTGTATTCGGGGGCTTTACCTTGTAAGATATCAAAGATAAGATTGTAGCTATCGTCAGTAACCCCGAAGCTTGAGGTTTTTATGGTTTGCCCATGAATGGAAGCAAAACCTTTTTTCAACAGATAGCTCTGGATAACGGTATTATCAGAATATCCGATATACCATTTCGGATTTTCAGTAAAGTTTTTCAATTTCAGGTGCTGAACAAGATGCTGACAACCATAACCTCCTCTGGAAGCCCAGACCGCACTGATCTCTTTATCATTTAAAGCCCAATTGATATCTTTTATTCTTTCCTGTTCTGTTCCGGCATAATTATATCCATTTGAAAATTTACTGTAAAGGTGCTCTCCTAAGACAGGCTCAAATCCTCTACTTTTTATCATATTAATGCCTTTTTCCAGCTGAGAAGGATCAACAGCTCCTGCAGGCGAAATAACGGCAATTTTAGCCCCCTTTTTAATGGGTTTCGGAAAGATTATTTTTTTCATTTTGTTTTTGGTATTTTACTTCTTTTTTCTCGGCTTCTTCCAGTCGTCTGTCAAACTGATTGAATTTTTTGAAACTCTGTAAGAAAATAAAGAAACTGAAAATAATAAGAATGACACCAACAACTCTTCTGATCTGGTTGGCCAGTTTCTGGGTAAGTTTATCATGGAATTGTTTGGCAAGAAATATTTTCGCGAGGTCAATACAAAGGTAGGTTCCGATCACAATTCCTATGTATAAAATAAAACTGCTGGTGTCCGGATATTGATTCCTTACGGAAATTACCGTTACCAGCCAGAAAAGGATGACTCCAACATTTAAAAGATTAAAGAAAAACCCGTTGAAAAAAGTTTTAATATAATTCTGGCTTATGATCTTATCTTCACCGGGCATATGCATTTTCGTTTTGGTGACCAGCATTACAATTCCGTACACAAAAATAAGGATAGAGGTGATCCTGTAAAAGCCCGGGTGTTTATCTATTAAGGTGACAATATCTGCACTGGCATAATAGGCTGCAACAATGCACAGTAAGTCTGCAGTGATAACTCCCAGATCCAGTGACAAGGCATGTTTCGGGCCTCGGGAAAAGCTGGTTTCAATCAGAAGGAAAAAAATAGGTCCTATAAAAACCAGACTCAGCATG encodes the following:
- a CDS encoding LD-carboxypeptidase; amino-acid sequence: MKKIIFPKPIKKGAKIAVISPAGAVDPSQLEKGINMIKSRGFEPVLGEHLYSKFSNGYNYAGTEQERIKDINWALNDKEISAVWASRGGYGCQHLVQHLKLKNFTENPKWYIGYSDNTVIQSYLLKKGFASIHGQTIKTSSFGVTDDSYNLIFDILQGKAPEYSLQSHQFNKKGRIEGEVVGGNLALIYALLGTSYSFECKDKILFIEDIGENFYALDRMIMSLELAGVFKKIKGLIVGGMTNMGDEKDNKDYEASFDEFAYKLISERISKYKFPALFGFPNGHIKDNRPLIIGGTAKIQVGPKVKIEF
- a CDS encoding LysE family transporter gives rise to the protein MLELVLSAVILGFMLSLVFIGPIFFLLIETSFSRGPKHALSLDLGVITADLLCIVAAYYASADIVTLIDKHPGFYRITSILIFVYGIVMLVTKTKMHMPGEDKIISQNYIKTFFNGFFFNLLNVGVILFWLVTVISVRNQYPDTSSFILYIGIVIGTYLCIDLAKIFLAKQFHDKLTQKLANQIRRVVGVILIIFSFFIFLQSFKKFNQFDRRLEEAEKKEVKYQKQNEKNNLSETH